A genomic segment from Daphnia carinata strain CSIRO-1 chromosome 1, CSIRO_AGI_Dcar_HiC_V3, whole genome shotgun sequence encodes:
- the LOC130692417 gene encoding elongation of very long chain fatty acids protein 4-like: MALNSPWEYLVTLHEDVKKSGDRRVADWFLVRSPVPVIGIFISYMFLVRYGPRFMEKRPAFTLKYLMLIYNTFQVCLSAYMFYEFFVTAILSRYNLTCQPVDTSMDPLALRMASVCWFFYFSKIIDMVDTIFFVLRKKNNQLTFLHIFHHSTMIFNWWLGVKYVPGGQSFFCAMLNSLVHVVMYSYYLLSSLGAWIQPYLWWKRYLTQFQIVQFVLIVIHISVGHYNNCDFPSALGYMLALYCLTLLVFFSNFYIQAYIRRSKKKL, encoded by the exons ATGGCACTGAACTCACCGTGGGAATATTTAGTCACACTTCAtgaagatgtaaaaaaaagtggag atcGACGCGTGGCCGATTGGTTTTTGGTTCGCTCACCTGTACCAGTAATTGGAATATTCATCTCATACATGTTTCTAGTCCGCTATGGCCCTCGATTCATGGAGAAACGACCTGCTTTTACGCTTAAGTATCTGATGCTTATCTATAACACATTCCAAGTGTGCCTTTCGGCATACATGTTTTACGAGTTCTTCGTCACTGCTATTTTATCTCGATATAATCTGACATGTCAACCAGTCGACACCTCTATGGATCCTCTAGCCTTAAGA atGGCCAGTGTCTGCTGGTTCTTTTACTTTTCGAAAATTATCGATATGGTTGATACG atattttttgttttgcgaaaaaagaacaaccaGTTGACATTCCTCCACATTTTTCACCATAGTACCATGATCTTCAACTGGTGGCTCGGAGTTAAATACGTTCCTGGAGGCCAAT catttttttgcGCAATGCTCAACTCGCTCGTACATGTTGTAATGTACAGCTATTATCTGCTAAGCTCATTGGGGGCATGGATTCAGCCCTATCTATGGTGGAAACGTTATCTCACCCAATTCCAGATA GTTCAATTTGTGCTGATCGTGATCCACATCTCCGTTGGGCACTACAACAATTGTGATTTTCCTTCGGCACTCGGGTACATGTTGGCTCTTTACTGTTTAACTCTGTTAGTGTTCTTTTCCAACTTTTACATTCAAGCCTACATTCGACGgtcgaagaaaaaattatag
- the LOC130692412 gene encoding nucleolar protein 6-like: MALKRRKVKDSEETPAKKKATFKRAKKVVEKKEVIHRDDDFDDEEENGFDDSEDGFDDMEEIPLDISHATPIAKKTSELKTKPLTKTETEKVNQGDASKIKAKKILQKPPTSQEMNALRETENLFHSNIFKLQVEEMLTEISMKSKRKKQIEDWIVEFEEVVNKIPESGSHSISDTAWLNKLKVKCPFGSDCYDSSKTFQYLKPKKLAPIGSWAIGLTGKGISVDILVEIPQESLERDDYLNYTYHRKRALYLSYVAAHLQKASTLVQEIQFETFSGDLSRPILRIEPTGKLNQRVFFRIFASAPADLVAVEKLLPDRNCIPGTGVKKSDSKPTPLYNASVLSDMRMSKINQHAKEVLSSKKNILDACLLLRVWLRHRQLEETTSMFLLTQFVVYLIETKKLFPNMSVYQVVRTIWLQLSRSNWSKEGITLRPQSGTPPLSVADAHASFPVIFLDVTSTLNLCAHLSQAAYDWLRWECTLAVGLLNKKGINSFAALFITPKPFLLTFDNVVIIDNIRAKVQKDKRQLYWPVEAAGKIHECLVKGLDERLKLTACKTLPIASWSVGVEPPKNSWKLAFGLCFNSPAAWEVLNKGPAANTPESAEFRAFWGEKSELRRFQDGFICEAVHWPAKNWAERRLICRQIVSYLLEKRLNLANNYVYVADQLESAISIPKLQDPAAYGTGEESTMAALEALDEMTKNLRALEDLPLSIAQVQGVSSTFRHAEPFPPLPETPQGKIALFGRSGYNLLPSADATPIYLPSLSVLLTLQTSGKWPDDLEAVRRIKAAFYIQLAEKLTAIFDLVARAFIDHVIVERKGYIFKLVIAYHRDVALLKRLVEPNGIVKYRDNPESLLLQRDQEITPKLATALRALQAEQPSYSAAVRLAKRWIASHMLLEYLEEEAVEMIVASLFIDSTMYGVPSAKEVGAQSSPSDAVDWVGPLSPQVAFFRFLQLVACYDWSSQPLIINFNNDLTPEEIRDIETSVAAQRSQLKSPLVLVTPYDPSGVAFTRSTPPLPVWSRLMILARESLKLLEQQLMTVDAKTVDVLQAFRPPLDAYNCIIHLNKGAIARRLHTLDGPSDKKVKLHEQRPRKTLSIYDYEPVDRLLSELRAAYADKARFFYDKYGGLLIGVMWIDKAWSTPSEFKVSHVNGSMLVAPSVAGGEKRLAPNLEAICQDFLIMGKGLVKSVQTGTLLFQDAV; this comes from the exons ATGGCACTGAAAAGACGGAAAG TTAAAGATTCTGAAGAGACTCCAGCAAAGAAGAAGGCAACATTCAAAAGAGCTAAAAAAGTTGTCGAGAAAAAGGAGGTTATTCACAGGGATGACGATTttgacgatgaagaagaaaacggctTTGATGATAGTGAAGACGGCTTTGATGACATGGAAGAAATTCCATTAGATATTTCCCATGCAACACCAATTGCCAAGAAAACAAgtgaattgaaaacaaagccTCTGACAAAAAct gaaacagaaaaagttaATCAGGGAGATGCCTCCAagattaaagcaaaaaaaattttacagaaGCCCCCTACATCTCAAGAAATGAATGCCTTGCGAGAAACAGAGAATCTTTTTCACTCCAACATATTTAAACTACAG GTTGAGGAAATGCTGACagaaatttcaatgaaaagtAAACGGAAAAAGCAGATTGAAGACTGGATTGTGGAATTTGAAGAAGTTGTGAACAAAATACCTGAAAGTGGAAGTCATTCA ATTTCTGACACAGCTTGGCTTAACAAACTAAAAGTCAAGTGTCCATTCGGTTCGGATTGTTATGACTCATCAAAGACATTCCAGTATTTGAAACCGAAAAAGCTTGCCCCAATAGGTTCTTGGGCTATTGGTTTAACCGGCAAAGGAATATCCGTTGATATTCTTGTTGAAATTCCTCAGGAGTCGTTAGAGCGGGATGATTATCTGAACTACACGTACCATCGCAAAAGAGCTCTTTACCTTTCATACGTGGCTGCCCACTTGCAGAAAGCGTCAACTTTGGTTCAAGAAATTcagtttgaaacattttctggAGATCTTTCGCGACCTATCCTTCGCATTGAACCTACAGGAAAACTCAACCAACGTGTATTCTTCCGCATTTTTGCTTCGGCGCCTGCCGATCTGGTAGCAGTAGAAAAACTTCTTCCAGATCGAAATTGTATTCCAGGAACTGGCGTAAAAAAATCTGACAGCAAACCAACCCCTTTGTACAACGCCAGTGTACTTTCTGACATGCGTATGTCCAAGATCAATCAGCATGCCAAAGAAGTGTTGTCGTCAAAGAAGAATATTCTGGATGCATGTCTTCTTTTACGGGTGTGGCTTCGACATCGACAGCTTGAAGAGACCACTAGCATGTTCCTTCTGACCCAATTTGTTGTCTACTTGATCGAGACGAAGAAACTCTTCCCCAACATGAGCGTTTATCAAGTTGTTCGAACTATTTGGCTCCAGCTTTCCCGCTCAAACTGGTCTAAAGAGGGAATTACTTTACGTCCGCAATCGGGCACGCCTCCCTTATCAGTGGCTGATGCTCACGCCTCATTCCCGGTTATTTTTCTCGACGTAACCAGCACGTTGAACCTCTGCGCTCATCTATCCCAAGCAGCTTATGACTGGCTAAGATGGGAATGCACTCTGGCCGTAGGATTGCTTAACAAGAAGGGAATCAACAGCTTCGCCGCCCTATTCATCACGCCGAAGCCTTTTTTATTGACGTTTGATAACGTTGTCATCATCGACAATATCCGCGCAAAGGTTCAAAAAGACAAACGACAGTTGTATTGGCCTGTTGAAGCAGCTGGAAAAATTCATGAATGTCTCGTGAAAGGATTAGACGAAAGACTGAAATTAACAGCATGCAAAACTTTGCCAATTGCTTCGTGGTCGGTTGGCGTAGAGCCACCAAAGAACTCCTGGAAGTTGGCATTTGGTCTTTGCTTTAATTCTCCAGCTGCGTGGGAAGTGTTGAACAAAGGCCCGGCAGCTAATACTCCAGAATCCGCCGAATTTCGTGCCTTCTGGGGAGAAAAGTCAGAACTTAGAAGATTTCAAGATGGTTTCATTTGCGAAGCAGTGCACTGGCCAGCCAAGAATTGGGCAGAACGACGTCTTATCTGTCGCCAAATTGTCTCGTACTTGTTAGAGAAACGTCTCAACTTGGCCAATAACTACGTCTACGTTGCCGATCAATTGGAATCTGCCATTTCTATTCCAAAACTTCAAGATCCAGCGGCGTATGGAACTGGTGAGGAATCAACCATGGCTGCTCTTGAAGCTCTAGATGAAATGACGAAGAATCTACGAGCATTGGAAGACTTGCCTTTGTCAATAGCACAAGTGCAAGGAGTGTCTTCTACTTTTAGACACGCAGAGCCGTTCCCACCTCTACCGGAAACTCCACAGGGGAAAATAGCCCTTTTTGGCCGCAGCGGATATAATTTGCTCCCAAGCGCTGATGCAACTCCAATATATCTACCCTCTTTATCGGTCCTGTTGACGTTGCAAACCAGTGGCAAGTGGCCGGATGATCTGGAAGCTGTCCGACGTATTAAAGCGGCTTTCTACATCCAACTGGCTGAAAAGCTGACTGCCATTTTCGACCTTGTTGCTCGAGCATTCATTGATCACGTTATTGTCGAACGTAAAGGCTATATTTTCAAGTTGGTCATCGCATATCATCGCGATGTGGCATTGTTGAAGCGGTTGGTCGAACCCAACGGCATTGTCAA GTACCGTGACAACCCCGAGTCGTTACTTTTGCAGAGGGATCAAGAGATTACTCCAAAGCTGGCGACGGCTCTTCGTGCTCTGCAGGCGGAGCAGCCATCCTACAGTGCGGCGGTGCGCTTGGCCAAGCGCTGGATCGCTTCACACATGCTTTTGGAATACCTGGAAGAAGAGGCTGTCGAGATGATTGTGGCCAGCCTCTTTATTGATTCTACCATGTATGGAGTACCGTCCGCAAAAGAAGTTGGCGCTCAATCATCGCCCAGTGACGCCGTCGACTGGGTAGGCCCACTATCTCCTCAAGTCGCCTTCTTCCGCTTCCTTCAGTTGGTGGCGTGTTATGACTGGAGCAGCCAGCCACTTATAATCAACTTCAACAATGACCTCACACCAGAAGAGATAAGAGACATTGAAACATCCGTCGCAGCTCAGCGAAGTCAGTTGAAATCACCTTTGGTCCTAGTGACACCGTACGATCCATCCGGCGTTGCCTTCACCCGTAGTACACCACCGCTGCCCGTCTGGTCGCGTCTGATGATCTTAGCCCGGGAGTCGCTCAAATTGTTGGAGCAGCAGCTGATGACAGTTGACGCTAAAACGGTTGACGTGCTCCAGGCATTCCGCCCGCCCTTGGATGCCTACAACTGCATTATCCACCTGAACAAAGGCGCTATCGCTCGTCGTCTGCACACACTCGACGGCCCATCCGACAAGAAGGTGAAGCTTCACGAACAACGGCCGCGAAAAACGTTATCCATCTACGACTACGAGCCTGTCGATCGACTGTTGAGTGAATTACGAGCGGCCTACGCCGACAAGGCCCGCTTCTTTTATGACAAGTACGGCGGATTGCTGATCGGCGTCATGTGGATCGACAAGGCCTGGAGCACGCCGTCCGAATTCAAAGTCTCCCACGTCAACGGTTCTATGTTGGTGGCGCCTTCGGTCGCCGGTGGAGAAAAGCGGTTAGCCCCCAATCTCGAAGCCATCTGCCAGGACTTTCTTATTATGGGTAAAGGTCTGGTCAAGTCTGTCCAAACTGGAACCCTTCTGTTTCAAGATGCAGtctga